A window of Pyrinomonadaceae bacterium genomic DNA:
AACACGATCGTCTTCGCATAACGAATGTCGCGATGTGTAGCCAGTGGTCCGCCCAGATTGTCGAAGAACGGCTTTAACGAAAAGGCATCAGAGATTCCGTAATTCTCAGTTCCGATGGCTTCCGTGGCCAACTTGCGCAGCGAATAGAGCGCTTCATTCGTCAGCCGCGGACTGCCAAGCACGCCGATCGAATTAGCGCCGTGCGTTTGCTTGATTTCGCTGAGGCGCCGGACTGCGAAGCTCAACGCTTCATCCCAGGTTGCGGGAATCAGCTTTCCGCCTTTCTGGTGGCGAATCAGCGGCGTGCGAATGCGTTCGCTATGATCGATGAAGGGGTGTCCGAAGCGGCCTTTGATGCAGAGGAACTCGCCGTTTAATCCGTTCACGTAACGATCGCGCGCGACGACGCGGAGCACCTCGGTCCCGCGCGAGCCGATCGACAACTGACAGCCATCCGAGCAGAAGTTGCATGTCGAAACGTTTTGATTGAGTTCCCACGGCCGCGCCTGATGCCGATAGGTTCCGTCCAGCAGGGTGCCCGTGGGACAAACTTCAATGCAGTTGCCGCACTGTGAACAATTCAGCCAGCCGCCATAAGTGCCGATAACCGTGTGCGCGCCGCGATTGCCGGCTTCGATCGCCTGCTCGCCCATCCACTCGTCACACACGCGCGTGCAGCGTTTGCAAAGAATGCACCGCTGCGGATCGTTCGCCACCATCGGCGAAAGATATTTTTCCGGATGATAATTTTTCTGTTCGGTGAAGCGCTCTTCCAGGTTTCCCCAGTCAAAAGTCTGCTCCTGTAGCTCGCATTCGCCACCGCGATCGCACACCGGGCAATCGAGCGGATGGTTCGCGAGCAGAAACTCGAGCATCGAGCGTTGGGCTTTCTGAATCTCTTCGCTCTGGGTGGTGACAACCATGCCATCGGTGCAGATGATCGTGCAGGAGGTTTGCAGCTTCGGCATCTTCTCGATGCGCACCAGACACATGCGACACGACGCCTGGAGAGCGAGATCCGCGTAATAGCAGAACGACGGAATATCGAACCGGTTGTCGCGGCAGACGTCGATCAGGCGTGCGCCTTTCGCGACCTGAAAGTCCGCGCCGTTGATAGTGACCTTTATTGAGTCTGATTGATCCATTGGGTCATTGGATCATTGATTCAATGAATCAATGAACAAATGAATCAATTCTTTAAAATGTGCTTCTCAAAATCTTCGGGAAACCTCTTGATCGCCGACTGTATCGGCCAGGCGGCAGCATCGCCGAGCGGGCAGAACGATTTGCCCTCGATGTTGTCGCAAAGATCCAGAAACAACTGGATATCGCCGTCGCGGCCGCCGCCGTTTTCAATCCGTTTGAAAATCTTCACCAGCCAATCGGTGCCTTCGCGACACGGTGTGCACCAGCCGCACGATTCGTGTTTGTAAAACTCAGTCAGGTTCTTCGTCGATTCAAACACATCGACCGTTTCGTCCATCACGATGAAACCGCCTGAGCCGACCATGGAGCCGCCCGCGACCAGCCCTTCGTAATCCATGCGCACGTCTTTCCCGATAATCTGATCGGCACGCATGATGTAAACGGATGAGCCGCCGGGAATCACGGCCTTCAACTGTTTGCCATTAGAAATTCCGCCACAGTCTTCCATGATGAACTTTTCCATGTCGTCATAGCCCATCGGCAATTCGTATACGCCGGGCCGATTGACGTGACCGGATACCGACCAGAGCTTCGTGCCGCCACTCTTTTCCGTGCCGAGCTTCTGATAGGCCTCGCCGCCCATCGTGATGATGTCCGGCACGGCCGTGAGCGTCTCGACGTTGTTCACCACCGTGGGTGATGCGTACAAGCCAGAGACCGCAGGGAAGGGAGGTTTCATCCGCGGATGCCCCCGATATCCTTCGAGCGAACTGAGCAGCGCCGTCTCTTCACCACAAATGTAAGCGCCCGCGCCGGTGTGCGTGTAGATTTCGCTGGAGAAGTTCGTGCCGAGAATGTTTTGCCCGAGCAATCCCGCCGCCCGCGCTTCGTCCAACGCCACATCCATGATGTCGATCAGGTACTTGTATTCG
This region includes:
- a CDS encoding molybdopterin-dependent oxidoreductase, which codes for MDQSDSIKVTINGADFQVAKGARLIDVCRDNRFDIPSFCYYADLALQASCRMCLVRIEKMPKLQTSCTIICTDGMVVTTQSEEIQKAQRSMLEFLLANHPLDCPVCDRGGECELQEQTFDWGNLEERFTEQKNYHPEKYLSPMVANDPQRCILCKRCTRVCDEWMGEQAIEAGNRGAHTVIGTYGGWLNCSQCGNCIEVCPTGTLLDGTYRHQARPWELNQNVSTCNFCSDGCQLSIGSRGTEVLRVVARDRYVNGLNGEFLCIKGRFGHPFIDHSERIRTPLIRHQKGGKLIPATWDEALSFAVRRLSEIKQTHGANSIGVLGSPRLTNEALYSLRKLATEAIGTENYGISDAFSLKPFFDNLGGPLATHRDIRYAKTIVLIGGEPEELQPLTGKQIRQAVRNGGAQLILINSVRIRLREQASQFIHLRPGSEDAAVLALANASDELLASRKMDVDAAEIEAARKAITDTQGDVIIMFGAELSGASQAVVAQMPYTLGGEDRRVLLHPLPLYNNSVGALDMMRDGKEGVELLRSESLRAMILAGTPLTNVAGDAGLIPNCEFIVLSELFLTAAGEYADVVFPAASYAEVDGTFTNNDGFVQRVRKAIEPLHQSKADWLIAAQLARELGVDFGFEMSASAVFREIGERVPSYSGLRYPLLKDESNPVQVKHAIAAQRELSNDFSTIRAAVEAMDETANKEQLTPEVGHELFKLGTLTEKVPQFHLLAAGNPKPESVLVSPLYQITVDGKLGKRAVA
- the nuoF gene encoding NADH-quinone oxidoreductase subunit NuoF — translated: MFIGAIGCEPLQLRRVHLENSHSLDVYRANGGYEALKKALDSMSPDDVINEVKKSQLRGRGGAGFPTGMKWSFVPKDSPKPKYVVCNADESEPGTFKDRYLMERDPHMLIEGMLIAAYALGAKTNYIYTRGEYKYLIDIMDVALDEARAAGLLGQNILGTNFSSEIYTHTGAGAYICGEETALLSSLEGYRGHPRMKPPFPAVSGLYASPTVVNNVETLTAVPDIITMGGEAYQKLGTEKSGGTKLWSVSGHVNRPGVYELPMGYDDMEKFIMEDCGGISNGKQLKAVIPGGSSVYIMRADQIIGKDVRMDYEGLVAGGSMVGSGGFIVMDETVDVFESTKNLTEFYKHESCGWCTPCREGTDWLVKIFKRIENGGGRDGDIQLFLDLCDNIEGKSFCPLGDAAAWPIQSAIKRFPEDFEKHILKN